A window of Microbacterium hominis genomic DNA:
CGCCTCGACGCCGCGGAGGGCGCCGTAGACGATCGACTCGGCGAGCGACTTCTTGCCGTCGACGAGGATCTTGTTCACGAGCTGCGTGACGACAGGTGCACCGTAGACCGGGTCGTTGACCACGGGGCGCTTCGGGGCGGGTCCCTTGCGAGGCATCTAACTCAACCCTTCTTCGCGCCGTAGCGGCTGCGAGCCTGCTTACGGTTCTTCACGGCCTGGGTGTCGAGCGCACCGCGGACGATCTTGTAGCGGACACCGGGGAGGTCCTTCACACGACCTCCGCGGACGAGCACCAGCGAGTGCTCCTGCAGGTTGTGGCCCTCACCCGGGATGTAGGCCGTGACCTCGGTCCCGTTGCGGAGCTTCACACGAGCGACCTTGCGCATCGCCGAGTTCGGCTTCTTGGGGGTGGTGGTGTACACACGGGTGCACACGCCGGCCTGCTGCGGGTTCGACTTCAGGGCGGGCGCCTTGGTCTTCGAGACCTTGGGCGCGCGACCCTTGCGAACCAACTGCTGAATGGTTGGCACGTTCTCTCCT
This region includes:
- the rpsL gene encoding 30S ribosomal protein S12, producing the protein MPTIQQLVRKGRAPKVSKTKAPALKSNPQQAGVCTRVYTTTPKKPNSAMRKVARVKLRNGTEVTAYIPGEGHNLQEHSLVLVRGGRVKDLPGVRYKIVRGALDTQAVKNRKQARSRYGAKKG